Genomic window (Alphaproteobacteria bacterium):
AACGGGACGGGGTACACTCACATCAATTCTCAGTCATTCATCGAAAAAAGCTGCACCGAATATACAGGGATCCGGGCCGGATCGAAAGCCGCGCGGGACATCGTCAATCCCGGTGATACGGGTGGCCGGCCAGTATCTGCTGGCTGCGGTAGATCTGTTCGGCCAGCATGCCGCGCACGAGAAGATGGGGCCATGTCAGCCGACCGAAGGACAACAACAGGTCGGCGCGGTCACGAACCGATTCGTCCAGCCCGCCGGCGCCACCGACCACGAAGGCGATACAGGCCTGGCCCTCGTCCCGCCATTGCGCTATCCGGCCCGCCAGTTCGCGGCTGGTGAGTGTCTCTCCACGTTCGTCCAGGGCGATCACCACCGCGTCTGCCGGAATCGAACGCATCAGCAGGGCGGCTTCACTCTGCCGTTGCTGCGCCAAGGGCAGTTTGCGGCGCTCTTCCACCTCGTTGACCTCAAAGGGCCAGCGCACCTGTCTGGCGAAATTTTCGAACAACGCGCGTTCGGGCCCCTTGCGGGCGCGGCCGACAGCGCACAGCAACAGACGCACCTAGGCCGACTGGGCTGCGGAGATCCGTTCGGCGGAACCATGTGGCGCGTCCGCCATTTCGGGCATTTCAAAGCTCCACAACTTTTCGAGATTATAGAATTCCCGCACTTCCGGACGGAACAGATGGACAATGACATCGCCGGCATCCACCAGGACCCAGTCGCCGCGATCCTGCCCTTCGACCGTAGCGCCCTTTAATCCGCTGTTTTTCAGAACGGATATGAGGTGTTCTGTCATGGCGTTTACATGCCGGCTCGACTGGCCTGATGCGATAACCATAAAATCGGCGATGCTCGATTTTCCGGTCAGGTCTATTACGACAACATCAGCCGCCTTGTCATCATCCAGCGATTCTTCTATTACCTTCAGGACCTTGGCAGGTGGCAATTGAGTCTTGATCTTCCTCGGGATGGCGTTTTTCCTCTTGTAAATCCGCGTTTTCAGGACGGGCATGTCGTCATTTTCACCAAATTGCACTGATTGACTTGGAAATCAAGCCTTCGTCGCGGATTCGGCCGCCCGGCGCTGGGCCCGTATCTGCGTCGATGACGCCTGGTGCAGGCGCGAGTGAAAGAATGTCCAGGCCGGGGGAGTCATATTCGCCAGTGATGCGGCCGAGCGTGACGGAAGCCGGATTCGCGCATAGCGATGCGCCGCCTTGCCCGCCAGGGCCAGCATCGAATAGGACGGACGGGCAAATACCGCGACCGGAACGGTCTCGAAAATCAGGTTCCAGTTCCGCCATTTTGGAATTTGCGCAAGGTTGTCCGCGCCCATCAGCCAGACAAGACGGGTCCTCTGGCACCGCTGCTGCAGGCGGCGCAGCGTATCGAGGGTAAAGCGGGTGCCGAGTTGCACTTCGATATCCGATACCCGGATGCGCGGATGGCGCGCAACCTTCCTGGCAAATTCAAAGCGTTCCTCGAAGCTTGCCATGCCGTCTGCCGGCTTCAGCGGATTTTGCGGCGACACGACCCACCAGACCTCATGCAGGTTCAGGTATCGCAGCGCCAGCAGGCTGATATGGCGGTGCCCTTCATGGGCCGGATTAAAGGAACCGCCCAGCAAGCCGATCCGCCGGCCGGAAATGCGCGAAAGCGCATAAATATCGCGACTCGTCGGAGCGCCGACCCGGCGCTCCGGTTTTTCCGTAGCGGTCGTTTCATGGCTTTGGACGGATTCTGGCATTGAATCTCTTGGCACTGGCGGTCGGACCCTGGAAAAATTGTCGGGAACGGACGCGCACGCTACGGCCGAATTTGGCCGTCACCACGCACAACATATTTGAACGTCGTCAGTTGTTCCGCGCCAACCG
Coding sequences:
- the rsfS gene encoding ribosome silencing factor: MPVLKTRIYKRKNAIPRKIKTQLPPAKVLKVIEESLDDDKAADVVVIDLTGKSSIADFMVIASGQSSRHVNAMTEHLISVLKNSGLKGATVEGQDRGDWVLVDAGDVIVHLFRPEVREFYNLEKLWSFEMPEMADAPHGSAERISAAQSA
- the rlmH gene encoding 23S rRNA (pseudouridine(1915)-N(3))-methyltransferase RlmH, whose translation is MRLLLCAVGRARKGPERALFENFARQVRWPFEVNEVEERRKLPLAQQRQSEAALLMRSIPADAVVIALDERGETLTSRELAGRIAQWRDEGQACIAFVVGGAGGLDESVRDRADLLLSFGRLTWPHLLVRGMLAEQIYRSQQILAGHPYHRD
- a CDS encoding nicotinate-nucleotide adenylyltransferase, with amino-acid sequence MPESVQSHETTATEKPERRVGAPTSRDIYALSRISGRRIGLLGGSFNPAHEGHRHISLLALRYLNLHEVWWVVSPQNPLKPADGMASFEERFEFARKVARHPRIRVSDIEVQLGTRFTLDTLRRLQQRCQRTRLVWLMGADNLAQIPKWRNWNLIFETVPVAVFARPSYSMLALAGKAAHRYARIRLPSRSAASLANMTPPAWTFFHSRLHQASSTQIRAQRRAAESATKA